The Devosia sp. SD17-2 genome includes a region encoding these proteins:
- a CDS encoding M20 aminoacylase family protein: MQSASNDPFELDDMIALRRDFHANPELGFEEVRTSAIVAEKLAEAGIEVHRGLGKTGVVGTLKVGDGTRRIALRADMDALAMPEMADRPYKSNTPNVMHACGHDGHTVMLLAAARHLARTKNFSGTVHFIFQPAEEGRGGAKAMVEEGFFDKFPVDAVYGLHNMPGLATDEMAVVAGPQLASSDSWTVTFKGVGTHGAKPHLGRDAVTAAGHFLTAIHTIVARVVDPLQPAVVSACALEAGDFKALNVIPDIVRIGGTARAYSATVRDQLETEIGIVARGIAATFGIEVEYDFLRRIPPVVNNADATTRALKAAQAATGRPVVTDFPPSTAGDDFAFFGSEVPGAYVWLGNGPAVDGALHHNTRYDFNDDAIATGARFWATLVEQELTA, from the coding sequence ATGCAATCGGCCAGCAACGATCCCTTTGAACTTGATGACATGATTGCGCTGCGGCGCGATTTCCATGCCAACCCGGAACTGGGTTTTGAGGAAGTGCGCACCAGCGCCATCGTGGCCGAGAAGCTGGCCGAGGCCGGGATCGAAGTGCATCGGGGCCTGGGCAAGACCGGCGTTGTTGGCACGCTCAAGGTGGGCGACGGCACACGGCGGATTGCCCTGCGTGCGGATATGGACGCGCTGGCCATGCCGGAGATGGCGGACCGGCCCTATAAATCCAATACGCCGAACGTGATGCATGCCTGTGGTCATGACGGGCATACGGTGATGCTGCTGGCGGCAGCGCGGCATCTGGCGCGGACGAAGAATTTCTCCGGCACGGTGCATTTCATCTTCCAGCCGGCCGAGGAAGGGCGCGGCGGCGCCAAGGCCATGGTGGAAGAAGGTTTTTTCGACAAATTTCCGGTCGACGCAGTTTATGGCCTGCACAACATGCCGGGGCTGGCGACGGACGAGATGGCCGTGGTGGCCGGACCGCAATTGGCGTCTTCAGACAGCTGGACCGTGACATTCAAGGGCGTCGGGACGCACGGGGCAAAGCCGCACCTGGGGCGCGACGCCGTAACGGCGGCGGGGCATTTTCTGACGGCCATCCATACGATCGTGGCGCGCGTGGTCGATCCGCTGCAGCCGGCGGTGGTGAGCGCCTGCGCGCTGGAGGCCGGGGATTTCAAGGCGCTCAATGTCATCCCGGATATCGTCAGGATCGGCGGTACGGCGAGGGCTTATTCAGCGACTGTGCGCGACCAGCTCGAGACCGAGATCGGCATTGTGGCGCGGGGCATTGCCGCGACCTTCGGGATCGAGGTGGAATATGACTTCCTGCGGCGCATTCCGCCGGTGGTGAACAATGCCGACGCGACCACGCGGGCGCTGAAGGCGGCGCAGGCCGCGACGGGGCGGCCGGTGGTGACCGATTTCCCGCCTTCGACGGCTGGTGATGATTTCGCCTTCTTCGGCTCCGAAGTGCCGGGGGCCTATGTGTGGCTGGGCAATGGCCCCGCGGTGGACGGGGCGCTGCACCATAATACGCGCTACGACTTCAATGATGACGCCATCGCCACCGGCGCCCGCTTCTGGGCGACGCTGGTTGAGCAGGAACTAACCGCTTAG